A genomic segment from Coccinella septempunctata chromosome 3, icCocSept1.1, whole genome shotgun sequence encodes:
- the LOC123309977 gene encoding AF4/FMR2 family member 4-like isoform X8: MTDGERQREREKQMRARMQENPAGTPLVIPPLFGNPVKVPPTKNDPVVKSINSRLGEYGKVKHLFEGNKGLIDPGFTSMYAVQPRPHMPPHQPANRPPPDAARHEFKKPNNHHPGFPFRPDRAVPNQHRPVDGRTQERGPYQGHQARQGSGNNYPAYRQNGNGQYQQMMHNSVAAGRPNQNQMSRPAAPVPDRKTLPHQTPAPSNFEVDRALEEMIMLKAPISAIAATPRTDMDNNGLFFHQPTATLSEMPPSRDSSIPKLNEDLPDETSHNVSGSSADLRSQLALSDTSEDDEEDHPIMERMLSPIAATPAANRMVDIPHILPKAKETVQEDEDQDDSSSSSSDSGSDSDSSSDDSDNEKEEPAVEVQAPIPATTVQRVKSPTPSFETDNEEQKKRWNLASYIDPGSKDSVVAPLSPIEKTPYVPAKSAKHKNAIPASSSVSSDSSDGRIAQKDSNKIVTRHSDDSSDSDEDDRTRVSDKQQAKRTMATIYSDSDSDFDIKKIKQPPATNKNSAPTDAVKPKSNRGRPRKIKPEDEQVGEVKVKKRGRPKLPKNELKGKQRTSSVSDADGQVKKRGRPKKKRSTSSDDEIKTKKSKACLSSDDESDTCKTKTDKSTRDKQNATASRKKPAKKAFKNAKSSETVPTSSDSDSDDEKPKLSSDSELSDSATKSKKSNGCTKIEEKDKDRVQDKNKSDFLRKLYTPKRDSEGGKGGGKGGGKGGKGKGGVTVIITEDYERFISEDNLFTSNTVTSKNDAKPESAKSATTPVKTASPPAKPTQSPVKNVPQTPEKKSVPYDKDVFRMKINMQELNAKQMNCKEKIEDVKPQPQEKEKEKEREKHKSSNEKSKNADPEQKTSKKKEHKSKDKDRKNKEKDHSLKKDGKSIPEEPKKKDENVKSKDGHHKTKKEHKIKSENHKMKEENRKIKQDECKIKEQKPKDDHKTKEEDHKTKDEVRKMKDEECKPKEENLRPKEKEHKDKKSKEKRHKDKEHKSKDKSSKHGKEPKDETKQKSKKRKRDHSHSSSRSVVSEHSSKVKTDESPSKKKKGENDKSSTVNNTNLPQTNNERNPGDVKVTNPEDSKSSKKESTKKEQTNQEKPAHVEDQRPSSKTNQHKITYSNDQKASTSGDNSNQKIVAFSYFERFEEPAEFDSRDHNQYLVEAKRLKHLADTVSDPFKQCLLYMDAVLYFLLTGDAMENERSTEAAAFTMFRDTLSLIKYISGRYKQHMYSQMFTTLAVLNYRCQSRLYYKLLEIKRRENREYQKTIADFCNKSAATTTEHPPNQSGAQPNAASPVSPSGSVGSIGSHSSSGYSSSDLPNRNQGIWMPVAVHNAVAIQNQHFTYLLSYMDLWEAADNLVQNAGLTEFFIQLDRTCRPLTIHSTIRHLVSYCKRGIVLVQREMQENT; the protein is encoded by the exons ATGACAGACGG GGAACGCCAGCGAGAGCGGGAGAAACAGATGAGAGCCAGGATGCAAGAAAATCCGGCAGGTACACCACTGGTTATTCCCCCCCTCTTTGGAAATCCAGTTAAG GTTCCTCCAACGAAGAACGACCCAGTGGTGAAGAGCATAAATAGCAGACTTGGAGAATATGGGAAGGTCAAGCATTTGTTCGAGGGGAATAAGGGCTTGATCGACCCCGGTTTCACTTCAATGTATGCAGTGCAACCGAGGCCGCATATGCCACCCCATCAACCAGCAAACAG ACCGCCTCCTGATGCAGCTAGGCACGAGTTCAAGAAGCCTAACAACCACCACCCTGGCTTCCCATTCAGGCCCGACAGGGCCGTTCCAAATCAACACAGGCCGGTCGACGGCAGAACTCAAGAACGCGGCCCTTATCAGGGCCACCAGGCTAGGCAGGGCAGTGGCAACAACTACCCCGCTTACAGACAGAACGGCAACGGCCAGTATCAGCAGATGATGCATAATTCTGTGGCCGCGGGTCGTCCTAACCAAAATCAGATGTCCCGTCCAGCCGCCCCTGTACCG GACCGAAAAACTTTACCTCATCAGACTCCAGCTCCCTCCAACTTCGAGGTGGACAGGGCTCTTGAGGAGATGATAATGCTGAAAGCGCCAATTTCAGCAATTGCTGCCACACCAAGGACGGACATGGACAACAACGGATTGTTCTTCCATCAGCCTACTGCAACG TTGTCAGAGATGCCTCCGTCTAGAGATTCTTCGATTCCGA aactaAATGAGGATCTTCCCGATGAAACCAGTCACAATGTCTCCGGGTCATCAGC CGATCTGAGGTCGCAATTGGCCTTGTCCGACACCAGTGAGGACGACGAGGAAGACCATCCCATAATGGAAAGGATGCTGTCGCCCATAGCCGCGACGCCGGCCGCGAATCGCATGGTAGACATCCCCCACATCCTGCCCAAGGCGAAGGAGACCGTCCAGGAGGACGAGGACCAAGACGACAGCTCTTCCAGCTCGTCCGACTCCGGATCGGACAGCGATTCCAGCAGCGACGACTCGGACAACGAGAAGGAAGAACCTGCGGTAGAAGTGCAGGCGCCGATACCCGCGACGACGGTGCAAAGGGTCAAGTCGCCGACGCCGTCTTTCGAGACCGACAACGAGGAGCAGAAGAAAAGATGGAACCTGGCCAGCTACATAGATCCGGGCAGCAAGGACTCGGTGGTCGCTCCGCTATCCCCCATTGAAAAAACCCCGTACGTTCCGGCCAAATCAGCGAAACACAAGAACGCGATACCAGCGTCGTCCAGCGTGTCTTCGGACAGTAGCGACGGCAGAATCGCGCAGAAAGACTCTAACAAAATAGTTACCAGACACTCGGACGATAGTAGTGATAGTGATGAAGACGATAGGACACGGGTCAGTGATAAACAGCAAGCGAAACGGACTATGGCAACTATTTACAGTGACTCCGATTCGGACTTcgacattaaaaaaatcaaacaacCCCCCGCGACGAACAAAAACAGTGCTCCGACGGACGCGGTGAAACCGAAGAGTAACAGGGGACGGCCGCGTAAGATCAAACCCGAAGACGAGCAGGTCGGCGAAGTGAAGGTGAAAAAACGCGGCAGGCCGAAATTGCCCAAGAACGAGCTCAAGGGCAAACAGAGGACTTCCAGTGTGTCAGACGCGGACGGGCAAGTGAAAAAACGCGGTAGGCCCAAGAAGAAGAGGAGCACGAGCTCCGACGACGAGATCAAAACCAAAAAATCAAAAGCGTGCTTGTCGTCCGACGACGAATCCGACACGTGCAAGACCAAAACCGACAAATCGACGAGGGACAAACAGAACGCGACGGCGTCCAGGAAGAAACCGGCGAAGAAGGCGTTCAAGAACGCGAAAAGTTCGGAGACGGTGCCCACTTCCAGCGACAGCGATTCGGACGACGAAAAACCGAAACTGTCGTCCGACAGCGAGCTCAGCGACTCCGCTACCAAGTCCAAGAAATCCAACGGTTGTACGAAGATAGAAGAGAAAGATAAGGATCGCGTACAAGATAAAAACAAGAGCGATTTCTTGAGGAAACTCTACACCCCGAAAAGAGACTCTGAAGGCGGTAAAGGAGGCGGCAAAGGGGGCGGTAAAGGTGGCAAAGGCAAGGGCGGCGTCACCGTCATCATAACCGAAGACTACGAGAGGTTCATATCGGAGGACAATCTCTTCACCTCGAACACCGTAACGTCGAAAAACGACGCTAAACCCGAATCTGCGAAATCGGCCACGACACCTGTAAAGACTGCCTCACCACCTGCGAAACCTACGCAGTCACCTGTCAAAAACGTGCCGCAAACGCCCGAGAAAAAATCCGTACCTTACGATAAGGATGTGTTCAGAATGAAGATCAACATGCAGGAACTGAACGCCAAACAGATGAATTGTAAGGAAAAAATCGAGGATGTTAAACCCCAGCCACAAGAAAaggaaaaagagaaagaaaGAGAAAAACATAAGAGTTCCAACGAAAAATCTAAAAACGCAGATCCCGAACAGAAGACTTCCAAGAAAAAAGAACACAAATCTAAAGATAAGGATcgtaaaaacaaagaaaaagacCACAGTCTTAAAAAGGATGGCAAATCGATCCCCGAGGAACCTAAGAAGAAGGATGAAAATGTAAAATCCAAAGATGGACATCACAAAACGAAAAAAGAACACAAAATCAAAAGCGAAAATCACAAAATGAAAGAGGAAAATCGCAAAATCAAACAAGACGAATGCAAAATAAAAGAACAGAAACCGAAAGATGATCACAAGACGAAAGAGGAGGATCATAAGACTAAGGATGAAGTTAGGAAAATGAAAGACGAAGAGTGCAAACCCAAAGAAGAGAATCTCAGGCCGAAGGAGAAAGAGCACAAGGACAAAAAATCAAAGGAGAAGCGCCACAAAGATAAAGAACACAAATCAAAAGATAAAAGTTCCAAGCATGGCAAGGAACCTAAGgacgaaacaaaacaaaaatctaAGAAAAGGAAAAGAGACCATAGTCACAGTTCTTCACGTTCGGTCGTGAGTGAGCATTCTTCAAAAGTCAAAACCGATGAGTCACCTTCGAAAAAGAAAAAAGGGGAAAACGACAAATCAAGTACAGTTAATAACACCAACTTGCCACAAACCAATAACGAAAGGAATCCTGGCGATGTAAAAGTAACAAATCCTGAAGACTCAAAATCCTCGAAAAAAGAATCAACCAAAAAAGAACAAACTAATCAAGAAAAACCTGCTCACGTCGAAGATCAAAGACCATCATCTAAAACGAACCAGCATAAAATAACTTACAGCAACGATCAAAAAGCCTCGACGAGCGGCGATAActcaaatcaaaaaattgtggCTTTTTCGTATTTCGAAAGGTTTGAGGAACCGGCAGAATTTGATAGCAGGGATCATAACCAATATTTGGTTGAGGCCAAAAGACTGAAACATTTGGCAGATACGGTGTCCGATCCTTTTAAACAATGCCTCTTGTACATGGATGCTGTACTTTACTTCCTGCTGACTGGGGATGCCATGGAAAATGAGAGGAGTACAGAGGCGGCAGCGTTCACTATGTTCAGGGACACGCTCTCCCTGATTAAATACATTTCGGGGAGATACAAGCAACATATGTACTCCCAGATGTTTACCACCCTGGCCGTCTTGAA CTACCGATGCCAGTCAAGACTATACTACAAACTCCTCGAAATAAAACGGAGAGAAAATAGGGAATATCAAAAAACTATTGCGGACTTTTGTAATAAG AGTGCTGCTACCACCACTGAACATCCTCCAAACCAGAGCGGGGCCCAGCCAAATGCTGCATCACCAGTGTCGCCATCAGGTTCTGTGGGGTCGATAGGAAGCCATTCTTCTTCTGGCTACAGCAGTAGTGACCTTCCTAACCGAAACCAAGGAATCTGGATGCCCGTTGCTGTGCACAATGCGGTGGCCATCCAAAACCAGCATTTCACATACTTACTCAGCTATATGGACCTCTGGGAAGCAGCAGATAACTTAGTACAAAATGCAGGTCTTACTG AATTCTTCATCCAGTTAGATAGGACCTGCAGACCTTTGACGATACATAGCACAATTCGGCATTTGGTGTCTTATTGCAAGAGGGGAATAGTACTAGTCCAAAGGGAAATGCAAGAAAACACATAA
- the LOC123309977 gene encoding AF4/FMR2 family member 4-like isoform X6: MTDGVDRERQREREKQMRARMQENPAGTPLVIPPLFGNPVKVPPTKNDPVVKSINSRLGEYGKVKHLFEGNKGLIDPGFTSMYAVQPRPHMPPHQPANRPPPDAARHEFKKPNNHHPGFPFRPDRAVPNQHRPVDGRTQERGPYQGHQARQGSGNNYPAYRQNGNGQYQQMMHNSVAAGRPNQNQMSRPAAPVPDRKTLPHQTPAPSNFEVDRALEEMIMLKAPISAIAATPRTDMDNNGLFFHQPTATLSEMPPSRDSSIPKLNEDLPDETSHNVSGSSADLRSQLALSDTSEDDEEDHPIMERMLSPIAATPAANRMVDIPHILPKAKETVQEDEDQDDSSSSSSDSGSDSDSSSDDSDNEKEEPAVEVQAPIPATTVQRVKSPTPSFETDNEEQKKRWNLASYIDPGSKDSVVAPLSPIEKTPYVPAKSAKHKNAIPASSSVSSDSSDGRIAQKDSNKIVTRHSDDSSDSDEDDRTRVSDKQQAKRTMATIYSDSDSDFDIKKIKQPPATNKNSAPTDAVKPKSNRGRPRKIKPEDEQVGEVKVKKRGRPKLPKNELKGKQRTSSVSDADGQVKKRGRPKKKRSTSSDDEIKTKKSKACLSSDDESDTCKTKTDKSTRDKQNATASRKKPAKKAFKNAKSSETVPTSSDSDSDDEKPKLSSDSELSDSATKSKKSNGCTKIEEKDKDRVQDKNKSDFLRKLYTPKRDSEGGKGGGKGGGKGGKGKGGVTVIITEDYERFISEDNLFTSNTVTSKNDAKPESAKSATTPVKTASPPAKPTQSPVKNVPQTPEKKSVPYDKDVFRMKINMQELNAKQMNCKEKIEDVKPQPQEKEKEKEREKHKSSNEKSKNADPEQKTSKKKEHKSKDKDRKNKEKDHSLKKDGKSIPEEPKKKDENVKSKDGHHKTKKEHKIKSENHKMKEENRKIKQDECKIKEQKPKDDHKTKEEDHKTKDEVRKMKDEECKPKEENLRPKEKEHKDKKSKEKRHKDKEHKSKDKSSKHGKEPKDETKQKSKKRKRDHSHSSSRSVVSEHSSKVKTDESPSKKKKGENDKSSTVNNTNLPQTNNERNPGDVKVTNPEDSKSSKKESTKKEQTNQEKPAHVEDQRPSSKTNQHKITYSNDQKASTSGDNSNQKIVAFSYFERFEEPAEFDSRDHNQYLVEAKRLKHLADTVSDPFKQCLLYMDAVLYFLLTGDAMENERSTEAAAFTMFRDTLSLIKYISGRYKQHMYSQMFTTLAVLNYRCQSRLYYKLLEIKRRENREYQKTIADFCNKSAATTTEHPPNQSGAQPNAASPVSPSGSVGSIGSHSSSGYSSSDLPNRNQGIWMPVAVHNAVAIQNQHFTYLLSYMDLWEAADNLVQNAGLTEFFIQLDRTCRPLTIHSTIRHLVSYCKRGIVLVQREMQENT, encoded by the exons ATGACAGACGG TGTTGACAGGGAACGCCAGCGAGAGCGGGAGAAACAGATGAGAGCCAGGATGCAAGAAAATCCGGCAGGTACACCACTGGTTATTCCCCCCCTCTTTGGAAATCCAGTTAAG GTTCCTCCAACGAAGAACGACCCAGTGGTGAAGAGCATAAATAGCAGACTTGGAGAATATGGGAAGGTCAAGCATTTGTTCGAGGGGAATAAGGGCTTGATCGACCCCGGTTTCACTTCAATGTATGCAGTGCAACCGAGGCCGCATATGCCACCCCATCAACCAGCAAACAG ACCGCCTCCTGATGCAGCTAGGCACGAGTTCAAGAAGCCTAACAACCACCACCCTGGCTTCCCATTCAGGCCCGACAGGGCCGTTCCAAATCAACACAGGCCGGTCGACGGCAGAACTCAAGAACGCGGCCCTTATCAGGGCCACCAGGCTAGGCAGGGCAGTGGCAACAACTACCCCGCTTACAGACAGAACGGCAACGGCCAGTATCAGCAGATGATGCATAATTCTGTGGCCGCGGGTCGTCCTAACCAAAATCAGATGTCCCGTCCAGCCGCCCCTGTACCG GACCGAAAAACTTTACCTCATCAGACTCCAGCTCCCTCCAACTTCGAGGTGGACAGGGCTCTTGAGGAGATGATAATGCTGAAAGCGCCAATTTCAGCAATTGCTGCCACACCAAGGACGGACATGGACAACAACGGATTGTTCTTCCATCAGCCTACTGCAACG TTGTCAGAGATGCCTCCGTCTAGAGATTCTTCGATTCCGA aactaAATGAGGATCTTCCCGATGAAACCAGTCACAATGTCTCCGGGTCATCAGC CGATCTGAGGTCGCAATTGGCCTTGTCCGACACCAGTGAGGACGACGAGGAAGACCATCCCATAATGGAAAGGATGCTGTCGCCCATAGCCGCGACGCCGGCCGCGAATCGCATGGTAGACATCCCCCACATCCTGCCCAAGGCGAAGGAGACCGTCCAGGAGGACGAGGACCAAGACGACAGCTCTTCCAGCTCGTCCGACTCCGGATCGGACAGCGATTCCAGCAGCGACGACTCGGACAACGAGAAGGAAGAACCTGCGGTAGAAGTGCAGGCGCCGATACCCGCGACGACGGTGCAAAGGGTCAAGTCGCCGACGCCGTCTTTCGAGACCGACAACGAGGAGCAGAAGAAAAGATGGAACCTGGCCAGCTACATAGATCCGGGCAGCAAGGACTCGGTGGTCGCTCCGCTATCCCCCATTGAAAAAACCCCGTACGTTCCGGCCAAATCAGCGAAACACAAGAACGCGATACCAGCGTCGTCCAGCGTGTCTTCGGACAGTAGCGACGGCAGAATCGCGCAGAAAGACTCTAACAAAATAGTTACCAGACACTCGGACGATAGTAGTGATAGTGATGAAGACGATAGGACACGGGTCAGTGATAAACAGCAAGCGAAACGGACTATGGCAACTATTTACAGTGACTCCGATTCGGACTTcgacattaaaaaaatcaaacaacCCCCCGCGACGAACAAAAACAGTGCTCCGACGGACGCGGTGAAACCGAAGAGTAACAGGGGACGGCCGCGTAAGATCAAACCCGAAGACGAGCAGGTCGGCGAAGTGAAGGTGAAAAAACGCGGCAGGCCGAAATTGCCCAAGAACGAGCTCAAGGGCAAACAGAGGACTTCCAGTGTGTCAGACGCGGACGGGCAAGTGAAAAAACGCGGTAGGCCCAAGAAGAAGAGGAGCACGAGCTCCGACGACGAGATCAAAACCAAAAAATCAAAAGCGTGCTTGTCGTCCGACGACGAATCCGACACGTGCAAGACCAAAACCGACAAATCGACGAGGGACAAACAGAACGCGACGGCGTCCAGGAAGAAACCGGCGAAGAAGGCGTTCAAGAACGCGAAAAGTTCGGAGACGGTGCCCACTTCCAGCGACAGCGATTCGGACGACGAAAAACCGAAACTGTCGTCCGACAGCGAGCTCAGCGACTCCGCTACCAAGTCCAAGAAATCCAACGGTTGTACGAAGATAGAAGAGAAAGATAAGGATCGCGTACAAGATAAAAACAAGAGCGATTTCTTGAGGAAACTCTACACCCCGAAAAGAGACTCTGAAGGCGGTAAAGGAGGCGGCAAAGGGGGCGGTAAAGGTGGCAAAGGCAAGGGCGGCGTCACCGTCATCATAACCGAAGACTACGAGAGGTTCATATCGGAGGACAATCTCTTCACCTCGAACACCGTAACGTCGAAAAACGACGCTAAACCCGAATCTGCGAAATCGGCCACGACACCTGTAAAGACTGCCTCACCACCTGCGAAACCTACGCAGTCACCTGTCAAAAACGTGCCGCAAACGCCCGAGAAAAAATCCGTACCTTACGATAAGGATGTGTTCAGAATGAAGATCAACATGCAGGAACTGAACGCCAAACAGATGAATTGTAAGGAAAAAATCGAGGATGTTAAACCCCAGCCACAAGAAAaggaaaaagagaaagaaaGAGAAAAACATAAGAGTTCCAACGAAAAATCTAAAAACGCAGATCCCGAACAGAAGACTTCCAAGAAAAAAGAACACAAATCTAAAGATAAGGATcgtaaaaacaaagaaaaagacCACAGTCTTAAAAAGGATGGCAAATCGATCCCCGAGGAACCTAAGAAGAAGGATGAAAATGTAAAATCCAAAGATGGACATCACAAAACGAAAAAAGAACACAAAATCAAAAGCGAAAATCACAAAATGAAAGAGGAAAATCGCAAAATCAAACAAGACGAATGCAAAATAAAAGAACAGAAACCGAAAGATGATCACAAGACGAAAGAGGAGGATCATAAGACTAAGGATGAAGTTAGGAAAATGAAAGACGAAGAGTGCAAACCCAAAGAAGAGAATCTCAGGCCGAAGGAGAAAGAGCACAAGGACAAAAAATCAAAGGAGAAGCGCCACAAAGATAAAGAACACAAATCAAAAGATAAAAGTTCCAAGCATGGCAAGGAACCTAAGgacgaaacaaaacaaaaatctaAGAAAAGGAAAAGAGACCATAGTCACAGTTCTTCACGTTCGGTCGTGAGTGAGCATTCTTCAAAAGTCAAAACCGATGAGTCACCTTCGAAAAAGAAAAAAGGGGAAAACGACAAATCAAGTACAGTTAATAACACCAACTTGCCACAAACCAATAACGAAAGGAATCCTGGCGATGTAAAAGTAACAAATCCTGAAGACTCAAAATCCTCGAAAAAAGAATCAACCAAAAAAGAACAAACTAATCAAGAAAAACCTGCTCACGTCGAAGATCAAAGACCATCATCTAAAACGAACCAGCATAAAATAACTTACAGCAACGATCAAAAAGCCTCGACGAGCGGCGATAActcaaatcaaaaaattgtggCTTTTTCGTATTTCGAAAGGTTTGAGGAACCGGCAGAATTTGATAGCAGGGATCATAACCAATATTTGGTTGAGGCCAAAAGACTGAAACATTTGGCAGATACGGTGTCCGATCCTTTTAAACAATGCCTCTTGTACATGGATGCTGTACTTTACTTCCTGCTGACTGGGGATGCCATGGAAAATGAGAGGAGTACAGAGGCGGCAGCGTTCACTATGTTCAGGGACACGCTCTCCCTGATTAAATACATTTCGGGGAGATACAAGCAACATATGTACTCCCAGATGTTTACCACCCTGGCCGTCTTGAA CTACCGATGCCAGTCAAGACTATACTACAAACTCCTCGAAATAAAACGGAGAGAAAATAGGGAATATCAAAAAACTATTGCGGACTTTTGTAATAAG AGTGCTGCTACCACCACTGAACATCCTCCAAACCAGAGCGGGGCCCAGCCAAATGCTGCATCACCAGTGTCGCCATCAGGTTCTGTGGGGTCGATAGGAAGCCATTCTTCTTCTGGCTACAGCAGTAGTGACCTTCCTAACCGAAACCAAGGAATCTGGATGCCCGTTGCTGTGCACAATGCGGTGGCCATCCAAAACCAGCATTTCACATACTTACTCAGCTATATGGACCTCTGGGAAGCAGCAGATAACTTAGTACAAAATGCAGGTCTTACTG AATTCTTCATCCAGTTAGATAGGACCTGCAGACCTTTGACGATACATAGCACAATTCGGCATTTGGTGTCTTATTGCAAGAGGGGAATAGTACTAGTCCAAAGGGAAATGCAAGAAAACACATAA